A window of the Diceros bicornis minor isolate mBicDic1 chromosome 12, mDicBic1.mat.cur, whole genome shotgun sequence genome harbors these coding sequences:
- the LGALSL gene encoding galectin-related protein, producing the protein MPPRTGTARPSPPFFLGRRQQHPEEESSADWAAAVRVAAATSNLQASAASLSPPPPPRSCLPGRRRAPGVRARVPACVCAPEPASDPRPRPAQDRPGIPARAPRPTSPAAGPPAVRPAALCKKMAGSVADSDAVVKLNDGHLNNSLGSPVQADVYFPRLIVPFCGHIKGGMRPGKKVLVMGIVDLNPESFAISLTCGDSEDPPADVAIELKAVFTDRQLLRNSCISGERGEEQSAIPYFPFIPDQPFRVEILCEHPRFRVFVDGHQLFDFYHRIQTLSAIDTIKINGDLQITKLG; encoded by the exons ATGCCGCCCAGGACCGGCACGGCGCGGCCCTCGCCACCTTTCTTCCTTGGGCGGCGACAGCAGCACCCCGAAGAAGAAAGCAGCGCCGACTGGGCAGCCGCGGTCCGGGTAGCAGCGGCCACCTCCAACCTCCAGGCCAGCgctgcctctctctcccctccccctcctccccggtCCTGCCTGCCGGGTCGGCGCCGGGCTCCCggcgtgcgcgcgcgcgtgcccgcgtgtgtgtgcgcgcccgAGCCAGCCTCGGACCCGCGCCCCCGCCCGGCGCAGGACCGCCCCGGGATCCCCGCCCGCGCGCCGCGTCCCACGTCCCCAGCCGCCGGGCCGCCAGCCGTGCGCCCCGCCGCGCTGTGCAAGAAGATGGCGGGATCGGTGGCCGACAGTGATGCCGTGGTG AAACTAAATGATGGGCATTTAAACAACTCCTTGGGCTCTCCAGTTCAAGCCGACGTGTACTTCCCACGACTG ATAGTTCCATTTTGTGGGCACATTAAAGGTGGCATGAGACCAGGCAAGAAGGTGTTAGTGATGGGCATTGTAGACCTCAACCCGGAGAG CTTTGCCATCAGCTTGACCTGTGGTGACTCGGAAGATCCTCCTGCCGATGTGGCAATTGAACTCAAAGCTGTGTTCACAGACCGGCAGCTACTGAGAAATTCTTGTATATCTGGGGAAAGGGGTGAAGAACAGTCAGCAATCCCTTACTTTCCATTCATCCCAGACCAGCCGTTCAGG GTGGAAATTCTTTGTGAGCACCCACGATTCAGAGTGTTTGTGGATGGACACCAACTTTTTGATTTTTACCACCGCATTCAAACGTTATCTGCGATCGACACTATAAAGATAAATGGGGACCTCCAGATCACTAAGCTTGGCTga